gCAGCAGAATTTTGTTATCCTTAAAAGTTCTCACTTTGGaatatcattcattaaattcCTCTTCCTTCTTCTTTCAAaaagaacaacaacaataaaaaaaagaatatgaaacatcATTTACAACGcaacaaaaatcatttcaattcaaaattttgaattaatctaaACTCACTCTTTAAATCAAAGGGATAGTTTAGAACattgttctaaaaattatattttgagtttcactataaaagttaattatttcaaaatagtctgagaatttgaaagtaaaatttaaggaAGTCATAAATAAGGGATTTTGAAAGGATAAATTATGATACAATCTTTTGTAAATTACTTTTagattaagttataaaaattttcttattgtgtTGATTTGTGAATCTGTTCATTAAACAAATCTATCTTTTGTTCGAAagttataattattgtaattatatagtTCAATCTgttaaagaaaatgcagaataaatataataaaataagatgctaaaaatttttttctttagcgtcgtttcattcatttttttttcttttgcatcactttatatttcatgaattttataatatactgaagaaaaatattattgaaaaaacgaAAATTAgccattttttgaataaaataacaacaatacttttgtttcatatttgtaaaatatagtgcatcattgaaaaataaaataaattaatcttttttagtGCTGAAAAATTTGAAGTTAACATAATCTTGCAATGGTTGACaacttgaatgaaataaatacataaataaatttaaaaaaaaaacacaagtatttcacttgaaaatttagaagcattttattttatacaaaattactcttcgattaaaatagatttctaaCAAGACATCACGTTACTTTATTACCGAactttagagcaaaaatagtggtTTTAATTAAGaagattagtttaatttaaaaaataataaggaaaatttgTTGTTTCTTAGCATTTTTATATCTTAGTTGAatgtatagtaataaaattttaaaaaaagctaaaaaatttctgattcgTCAATTCAAAGTGTGCCTGAAATTGGTGCTTTTATcagttatattataaatatttaaaactaaaagtaaaaattatgattttttcccAAAGCAAGatcaataaaactttaaaaaaaaacagcttctTACTACACTAAAcactactttaaataaaaaggaaaaaaaatcatttgaattcttttatactgatataaataaattcaaaacgttttgccTTCAGGAAAATGAGagcatgaaattgaaaataaattgtcacAAATCAAACAGATGCAGTtgaacatatttatttacaagtCACAAATAAATTAATCAGTAAAAAGTGTCAAATCAACACACATTCTCATATTCATTGCAAAATGAAGATCACACTCATTATGTCGTTTGGCATAAAACAAAGTACAATGCAGGAAATGTACTTTCGATGATATTTTTTGTGGGATCctggaaataaaagaaagaaagaaatttaattatttattgaaatcattagatggaaatattgtttttgagataaaaatatgaacaattgaagcaaacgaaattaaaaagaatgagtACAATTGAATAAAACATGTAGCTGTAGTAATAGTTTGGAATCGATGTTTGATGTTAAGTACATTTTAAGCAATGAATTTGTATTCTTTAGAAACTAAGTAACTATTTAATTTGACtacaagaaagaaatataaaatttgaaattgaattaaacgAAAAAAACATAGTATATAATACTGCTAAAAGAAAAGTtatcatacaaatttataaattttattagcaaaaatgtatgttagcttagttaatgaaaataaaaaactaaaactatAAATGCATGTCTTATGATCtcaaaaaaaaacaagaatgaaaaaagcatattaaatgcaTCTTCAAAGCAGACATGTTTTTCCATTCTatcataaaacaaacaaacaaaaaaagtctTCGAAGAGTATATTtgaagtacaataaaaaaaaaatactccaagtacaaaaaatatgttaaatgttaATCAGATTTACCTTTTTCTTTCAAGAGAAATTAATGGAGGAGAGCTTTGCCGTATCCAAGACCATATCCGAGTCCAAAAGGAGCTCCATGACCGAGGGCGGCACCGTGTCCGATCACTCCACCATAAGCTACAGGGGCGGCGATGGCAGGTCCATGTCCGAGAACACCACCATAAGCAACAGGGGCGGCAAGAACTGGGGCGGCAACAGCCAAGGGAGCAGCATAGGAAGCAGCATGCCCAACAACGGTAGCGGCTGGGGCTACGTGGTTGACGACTGGGGCGACGGGTCCGGCGTAGGGACTGGCAACGAGGGCGGCTGCTGGGGCGCTGGCGGCGGTTCCGGGCTCATTGGTCTTGACGACGGCTCAGAATCCGTGTCCGTCAGCAACATAGTCGACTCGTCTGGCCCTTCCATCGATATCAGCGAGGGTGTAGGATCCCTTCTTGTTTCCGTGGGCATCTCCTATTTCAGATCGGGAGTTGGTGGCACCGAGTCCATCCTTGATGTCATAGCCGAAAGCATAGTTGCCATATGCCTATATCAATAAGTTCAGTTTTAAAACGAGGAATACATCAACCATTTACTCTTCACAACCACAActcttcaaaaaattgtttttaaagacaATGTACATTAGCAATTTACTTACATCTTCGGTTTGAGATCTGGCACTAACTCCGGTGTTGACCAGAGCACCATGTCCGAGAAGAACGCTGGCGTTGACTGCTGCAAGAACAGCGAGGAGAATGGCaacctgaagaaaaataaattcgttttacACAATTTTCGATTTCTAcgaaagtatgaaaatatttattttgaaatttccattctggttttttaaaagaatgtacgGATTCTTTAGTAGTGGAGGTTactttgcttcaaaatatttcattaagtatATCATTTTGTCTTATtgttaattacttaaatttgtaCAATCTATATAAAGaccaaaacattaaattatattccatGTAGAAGCCTTTCCgtaattatcataatatttatttgtatacagGACTTTAGATTATTCAGTTTTTCCTTTATATGTATTCTGTGAGTCGAAGttgtacttttaatataaaagtatagaaaaatgCACATAAATCGCTAATTTGTTGGATTTTACGTTGTTAAAATGTAGAGTATGGATTAATGTAGGGTAATGATGTAGTAGAGTTAAAATGTAGAGTAAATTGATTCTTAAGATGTAGAGTAATGATGTAGTAGAGTTAAAATGTAGAGTAAATGGATTCTTAAGATGTAGAGTAATCATTTTTGACATGAAAAAgcatttcttagaaatttaatgttagagagaatttaaaagaacataaaatatgtgtagaatttattctttagtaAAAGTTTTGTCGATGTTCATGAATTACTtcttaatatacattaaataatgtgaaaaattttatatattaatatcagaTACGTAAAGCAAAAACAAACTCACCTTAGCAAACATTTTGGTTAAAATTCAACTCTTGTGGACGAGTTAAGTTATGATATCAAAAcgaatgtattcattttatatactGGAAATGGCAAGGTCATATTACCGGTAAACATAGCTCGAAGCTTTTAAAATCGCCAAGTCCAGATGAATACCTTTGACAACCCCACCCTGGAATACGGAAATTTACGTTTCTCATTCTTTTGTAGATATTTGCTACGGTAATTAGTTCATACCCGCTAGAAATGGTCTTCTATAAAcatagttttgtttatttttaccttaatgtgtataataaaaaaaagttaaggaaAATATTTCGCTAATCCGAGTGGAAAAGACGTAATAATTACTGTACTCTGATCAAATGCTAATCGACCTTCAAAAGAATGCGGTGGTTATTTATTCTTCATCGAAAATTGTATCATTTACAAGGACAATTTGGGTGTTTTATTACTTTGTGATTGCAAGGTTGTCTATTATAGAGACgaggaatgatttttaaataaaattttgtttgagactatgttttattatagttttaatattaatatggtatattaatattagttttgtaATAACTTTATCACAATGCTATAgataataaatagtattattttatatgatcttcaaatcaaattttgaaacttagtTATCATGACCTTCAGCTTCATactggatatatatttttttatatttaacatataagaTATCAAGCAAATAAACTTTAGGTGGTGATTTTGATTTcttgttttttgagttatctaatTTGTCTACAGATGTTATCGGAATttgaagaagtaaaaaataaaaattttaaattttaaatttagaaaatgtatatgTTGATGCCTTTAATGTTTTGTTGGAATGAGTTTAAAAAAGGACCATGTTTTCCATAATACGTTCCATACTTGAGATTATAGAAGCTTATATTGGAAAATAATGTAGTGAAGTCTTAGTTTCCTGCCATATATCAGAATCACCAATTCCAGTAAATTAAAGTCATATATTAAAGATAGAATTAGAGGACTTATTTTTTGACTAGGAAAAATGCTTTGACTATAAGTATTAAACAAACTCTtttcatgaatattatatatCAGGATAAAAAGtgagtatataatttaaaaaattaaatagtctctcttttataaaaacatgaaaattacaaataaatttttttaaaaaaagtgtggatttgtaattcattttgaaaaacaatttgatGGTATTATATATTGAAAGAGGAAAGTTTAATCCCTACTtcataatttgtgaaaaaaattattattttcaaatttatgttcttttttttcatcCTTCTTTTGTTTAAGCAGAAGTTCCTTTTGAATCCCTTTCTAGGAGTTTTTAGTTTTGGGgagattatttgattttaatccCTGTAAAGTTAGTTTTCCATGAATGCCTGCGTTAATTCTCGATTCAACATTtggtatatttctttatttgttagaATTATTCACTGAACCTTAGAGAAAGGTCACATATTTCCAGGGACATAACTTAGAAAGTCGATAGCATATTGAGACCAACAAGACTCTGAGTCGGAAACTGTATGAATCATGTCATGCCAAAGATTCTAAGATTCAGCAATAGTTGTATGGGAAAGAGAATAATCAGCTGTTTATCAATTACAAAAAGAAGACGGAAATTAAtcaccaataaaaatattcttattaaaagggAACATTTCAGGAGTTTTCACATTTTAAGTATAAGTTATATaatgtgacattttttataaGTACTAGAGAGCAACTCATTAGTAAAATCACGAAATACTTTCCTACGGTTCATACTACATACTACTTTTATATGGTACTACTACTTATTAActcattttctttgttattacGATTTTAAAGGCATATATTGTTTATTCTCGGATTCGAAAACCCTCCGTGTTTTTTCGGAAGCGTCTGGATgtatttatttagtcaaaattcGCATGAGAGAAAGGATGAAAAGAAGAGATATTTATACATAACGATAAAGTGAACTAGTATTATTCGTGGACTTACAGTTAGGAggaaaaagaagaaggaaaaaaaaaaggcagatcACTCACTAAGTCATGATAATATACTTTAGGACAATTTTTATTTGCTGCAAGGAGGGTAAACATTAAATTGTGATGAGTAAATGGGCgatattgtttttcaaatttgataattcactttttaacaaaataataataattttttacgttAAGAcacttcttttatttgtttttgaatttctttgttgACACTTTGAAATTAACTGCGGTAGATAATCTCGGTAGCATGtaatgatattacaaaaatttgtgGTTTGCACTTATGTGATACCCACATAAGCAAGCCATTCCCATCTTGCTATAGCTAGTGGGATCTACGAAAATGATAGAGTCCCCATGACATTGGATGAATGCAGAATAACCTCCAATATGGTGCAGCTCATGCTTCCAATTTTTACTTATGAGGCAAGATCCGTCATCGGAGTGGAGGTAGCTCTATCCTTTACCCATATTGCACCCACCTGGGAACCAAGCATATTTAAGTATAAGCTAATTTATTCTCCTTATATCTAAGGTGCCAATGAAATATCTCGCGAGAGAAATAGTTggggaataaaaagaaatgtcacGTGTCGTCTTATCATTGTATGATATTGCAATTGGaagctttttcaaaattatcaataatttaatttagcatttatgaagtataaaattttgtgtttaaaaaagacactcacattataataattctaaaatcacTATCATCACTCTAAAAATAAACagcattattgtatttaaaattaatttagtatacTTTGTAAATTGTAATTCAGCGTTTAGTATTCTTTTGTgatgaataaaaaatggaatCTGATGCAATATTTTGATGCCAGATATCAGAGTGCAGTCACTCATTGATGAGTAACTTATACTGCAAGCATAATTTAGGATCTTCTTACCGATTGCCATCAGAacagcattttttgaaattgtatacatgcttatgtattattaaaaattgattacaggccaaaaaatgtttatacttttaacatatttaaaatactaactAAAGGtattctttatttcagaaattaatataaatcagtATAATACATTTTTAGGCTCCTCTGATCTCCAGTTTGATAATCCCATTGGATAATATAGCTGATTCTGTCCTGAATTATGTCAACCGCAACAATGTTTTTTGAAGAAAGTGCAAAACAcaacatttaacaattttattttagatacattACATGGCGAGAGCAAGTACAATAGGTTCTGGATTGTTCGACTTCTGCGTTATTCAGTCTAATTAACGAACaattcttagttatataattagTCATAATTTAACTCTGATAAAGCTTTGGATTATTTCAGAAGCTAAAACCTATTAATTTTAGTTCTTTCGTCATATTTCTTACTTTCCCCATTCATTTAATAGTTTATCATGTACAGAATAACAAGTTTAAATTTCTCTCAAaagaattatatctttaaaaaatttttaatactttatttattgtcgatctaatatataattcttgCTAATTAATATGCATGTTTGTATATTTCTTGAAATGGGGTTGGTTGGTAGTTgaggttttttggcgcaaaagccaaatTTGGCTattctgcgccaaacatatggtattatataaaacttgaaattgaaatgtaatttaattttaaagtttcagcaattgaataaaaacatggatataaaagttttaaaacctaATTAGCACAAAAGTAAAATTCAGAATCCCAGCGAATAAAATTGCACAATCAAAcacaaagaaatgtttaaaacaagAGTTAATTTTGCCTTAGAATTAAAATGCAAagactaaattttcaaaaaaggcaaagaaatttatatttcgaacTTTACTGAAATTGggttaaatagtataaaatatatcttaaaatgaacacaatattttctttcttgaattttcttttcatgtgataaatttttaaaccctCTAGTAGTGTCTAAAAAGGATTATTTATAAAGcgagttaaaaaaagaaataaagtattttgaattcgatataaaaattagaaattacagaattcttgcctttttttttttttttttttgtcctccaCTTTTGCTCCACTTAAGTACTGATATGGGAGGCATACTATATTTAAACTGAGTttaagttttttagtttttatttatattaacgtcccgttgtaaagcaagaCTAGGGCTATtatgggaaggacctcgtaattttgaaccgcggtcagatgaagaggacgaaacctgagctggcacccgtctctccacaccacaccagcgggaggaggtttggcatgacggatttaacgtgcaacagacccccttaccgGAGGGTTCTTCGGTGTAATTGGGTCACGAACATGAAACCCaatggctcacaagccgagaccttaccaccaggccaccgcggcctcaacAGAGCTGAAGCAAAGTGtctatgttacatttttaatgtgCGTGATTGCATTCaagatggattaaaaaaattataaaatacacatatttttgAACTTCGAAGTAAATAgaattgaataattacaaatgataccaaaataaatattgaaaaccaaaagtacttaaattttttttctaaaagcagATACAAAGCAAAAAACttctaatatgaatttaataattaattaataatgaaattacgtactaaatttgaacaaaaaaatatgcattagatttttaattatgaagtttttttctaaattttttatcgaaattaagaatttgagaaaatagcatttaaagatggaAAGCAGCATGAAACTGCATATCatgcaaatatgaaaatgaatatgacTCCTAAAGAATGAAcggaaaatgaaattcaatggttttataaagaaaactattcaaaaatattgaattaaaagaaataaaaaatatgatatatatatatatatatatatatatatagattaagtTATCCAATTTTTCTGATAGTGTTCAGTTGAGAGATTGCTTGTTAAACAAACCCATCTTTTATCCCATGacttataaatattgcaattatagatttaaatttgttattgaaaataaggaaaaaatattataatataagatggcaatatctttttcttttcatatttaatgaattttaatcatatactgatgaaaaatattgtcgcaaaaataaaaattaacattatttgaaaaatattttgtttcatatttaaaaaatagcgtatcattgaaaaatacaattatttaatttttttagtgcagaaaaatggGAAGTGAACACAATCTTGTAGTTGTTGACaacttgaattaaataaaaaactagtGTTTCACTTGACAAAGTTAGAAAAATGTTATCTTATATACGAAACTgctaattaatgacttaattaacGCACTAAGGCATACAAAGATGTTTCAACTtcttaaagtatattaaaaacacTGATTATCATAAACATCTTTTTTTCCCTATTTAATCccatttatatgaaataagatAGAAAGGGCCCTTATCTTTTAAAATCGAAGAGTccacattttacttttatatgatGATCTATATAActgttaattagaaaattttgactgGACCTCAAAGAGAAGACTTcccatttaatgttatttaaatattttgtcaattaaaaaGTCTACTTAGTTGAAATCTTGAAAGAACGACCTTTCatactttagaaattaaaataaaattttgaaggttATTATGCTTAGCCCTTGCCGTCTATcgaagaatattttgttatatggattctcgaaatattttaagaaatacgcCTCAATGCTCTTCGATTAAAATATATGTCTAATAAGACACATTGCTATCTTTAGTactaaaatttagaacaaaaatgGTGGTTTTAAGAAGCAAGtccgtttaattattttatacaataaccggaaatttgctgtttctttttatttttataccttaTTTGAATATGTTgtactaaaatttaagaaaaattgaagacAATTATGATTTGTCATttcaaagaattcataaaatgcaTTCTGTTATGTATAAATGTATGCCTACTTTTATCAGTTACAGTATAAACACATATATATtactaaaagggaaaaaatgatttttcgttCAAAGTCAAGAAATTCTTCAGAAACAATTGAGCTTCTAAGTACACTAAACATTGCTTcagatataatgaaattataagagCTATCAGttaatgagagaaaagaaaaacggGACTATTTGAGCTGTTTTATGCtgatatagataaattaaaatttaaatagattcaaATGCTTTGCCTTtaggaagttaaaaataaatgatcacAAAACAAACAGAtgcagttaaatatatttatttacaagtcACAAATAAATTAATCTGTAAAAAGTGTCAAATCAACACGCATTctcattttgatttcaaaatggaAGTCACAATCGCTATGTCATTTGGCAAAAAACAAAGCACAATGCAGCCCATGTACTTTAGATGACATTTTTTGGTGGTCCTGgaaataaaagagagaaagaaattaaattatttatttaactcagCATACGAGAAAATGaagctttgttttaaattaaaatatgaaaacaattgaAGTAACCAAAATACAAACAAGGTACACATTTTAATAAACTGGTTTTATCCGGTAGTAGATTGGAATAGATTTTTTACGTTAACTCTTGAAAAATGTACGTCTTtagcaatgaatttttattccttagGAGTTTAGAACGATTTAATTAAACTActagaagaaaatataaagtttgaattttggCATTGAATTAcgttaaaacacaaaatatataatgttgcagataaaaaaaaatataagatgtaCGGAATTTTACTGGCAGAAAAGTGAGCTGATTAATGAAGCTAAAATGCAAAAACTaggaaaataatatcttaaaccaaatttaaaatatcatattaaatgcACCATCAAAAAGACAAGAAAACGTATTTCAAATATACCATGGAAAATTGTTTCGAAGAGAATGTTAAATGTACGATTAATAAAATcctcataaaaaaatgttaaatgtcaaTATTTACCTATTTAttgttgaagaagaaaatttaatggaTCAGAGCTTTGCCATATCCAAGACTATATCCGAGTCCAAGAGGTGCTGCAAGACCGAGGGCGGCACCGTGTCCGATCACTCCACCATAAGCTACAGGGGCGGCGAGGGCAGCTCCATGTCCGAGAACACCACCATAAGCAACCGGGGCAGCGAGAGCTGGGGCGGCAACAGCCAAAGGAGCAGCGTAGGAAGCAGCATGTCCAACAACAGTAGCGGCTGGGGCTACATGGTTGACGACTGGGGCGACGGGTCCGGTGTAGGGACTGGCGACGAGGGCGGCTGCTGGGGCACTGGCGGTGGTGCCGGGTTCGTTAGTTTTGACAACGGCTCGGAATCCGTGTCCGTCAGCGACGTAGTCGACTCGTCGGGCCCTTCCGTCAATGTCAGCGAGGCTGTAGGATCCCTTCTTGTTTCCGTAGGCATCTCCTACTTCGGAGCGGGAGTTGGTGGCGCCGAGTCCGTCCTTGATGTCATATCCGAAAGCATAGTTGCCATATGCCTATATCAATAAGTCCAGTTTTAGAAGGAGGAATACATCGATCATTTAACTcagaattctttagaaaattgtttttaaggaCCATGTAAATTAGCAATTTACTTACATCTTGGGTTTGAGATCTGGCACTGACTCCGGTGGTGACCAGAGCACCATGTCCCAAAAGAACGCTGGCGTTGACTGCTGCAAGAGCAGCGAAGAGGATGGCaacctgaagaaaaataaattcgttttacACAATTTTCGATTTTTACCAAAGtctgaaaatacttattttaaacttatatttccATTCcggtttttaagaaaatgtagtGATTTTTTAGTTGTAGAGGatactttgttttaaatatatttcattaagtatATCATTCTATCTTAtcttttattgcttaaattaacACAATCTATATAAATaccgaaaaattaaattatatttcatgtagAAGGTATTTCCGCAATTCtcgtaatatttatttgaatacaaaaatttagtgaatttttaataataatttagtga
The Argiope bruennichi chromosome 6, qqArgBrue1.1, whole genome shotgun sequence DNA segment above includes these coding regions:
- the LOC129971630 gene encoding adult-specific rigid cuticular protein 15.7-like, whose protein sequence is MFAKVAILLAVLAAVNASVLLGHGALVNTGVSARSQTEDAYGNYAFGYDIKDGLGATNSRSEIGDAHGNKKGSYTLADIDGRARRVDYVADGHGF